The genomic interval TGCGGGGGCGCGGTCCGGGGCGGCGTCGGTGGCGCAGCCCGCCACGGGGGCGAGGGCCGCGGTCAGCAGCAGTGCGCGGCGGGAGGGGCGTGCGGTCATGACGGGGCGTCCTTTCAGGCGCGGGGTGCGGCTCAGGAGCGGGGCGCGGCGGACAGCAGGGCGTGCAGCACGGGTCCGGCCGAGCCGCCGCCGGTGACGCCCTCCTCGACGACGCAGGCCACGGCGACGCCGTCGCGGTGGGCGACCATCCAGCCGTTGTTCTCCTGGTCGTCGGAGACCTCGGCGGTGCCGGTCTTGCCGCCGACCTCTCCGGCGAGCGGGGCCAGGGCGTGCGCGGTGCCCTCGGTGACGGTGGCGCGCAGCAGCGTGCGGAGCTGGGTCACGACGCGGGGCGGCAGCGGCTCGGTCTCGGTGGTGTCCTCGGTGCCGGCGACGAGGGCGGGCTGGTGGAAGCGGCCGGAGACGGCCGTCGCGGTGACCGACGCCATGATCAGCGGGTTGGCCTGCACCCGTCCCTGGCCGATCATCGACGCGGCCTTCTCCGTCGCGTCCCGCGGCTCCGGCACGGACCCGTCGTAGGAGGGGACGCCGACGTGCCAGGTCTGGCCGACCCCGAAGTACGTCCTCGCCACGTCCCCGAGTTCGCCGTCGCCGAGTCTGTCGCGCAGGCCGATGAAGGCGGTGTTGCAGGACTCGGTGAACGCCTTGCGGAAGGTGGCGCCCGGGTGGGCGGAGGTCTCGACGTTCTGGAACCGCTTGCCGACGGTGAGGTAGCGGGGGCAGTCCACGACGTCGTCCGGGGCGACCGCGCCCTTCAGCAGCAGGGCGCCGCTGGTGACGATCTTCCAGGTGGAACCGGGGGCGTAGGTGCCGGAGACGGCGCGGTTGAAGCCGTCGGCCGGGGAGTTGGCCACGGCGAGGATCTCCCCGTCGTCGACGCGCAGGGCGACCAGCGCCGCGTTCCTGCCGCCGGCCTTCTCCAGGGCCTGCTCGGCGGCCGCCTGCCAGCGGGCGTCGAGGGTGGTGCGCACGGGCCCCTCGTCCTCGCGGGTCCCGGCGCCGAAGGCCGCCTCGGTGCGGCGGACGTCTCCGGTGACGCGGTCCACGAGCAGCACCGCCCCGCGCGGCCCGCCGCCCGTGCCGCGGGCCAGCCGGGCGAGGACCGGGCCGAGGGAGGGGTGGGCGGCGGCCGACAGGGTGCGGCCGTCACGGTCGTCGGCCCGGACCGGTTCGGTCTCCTCCCGCTCCAGGCGGAACTTCTCCGTCCCGCTGAGCCGCGGGTGCACCAGCGACAGCCGCCAGTCCACCGTCCACTCGCCGCCGCGCTTCCGCAGCGGCAGCTCGGCGGTGTACGTCCAGGTGCCGAGTCCCGCGACGGGCATCCGCGCGGTGTACGGCACGGTGACGGCGCGTCCGCCGGACTCCTCGTCCTCCTCGGGCTTCCCGGCCTTCAGCACCGGTTTGTCGATGTCGAGCCCGGCGGTGAAGCTGCGCAGCACCTCCTCCGCGCGGTCGGGTCTGGTGGTGCGGGCGGCGGCGTCCGGGAGGCGTCCGGCGGCCCAGTCGGCGAGGAACGCGCGGGCCTCGGCCGCCGCCTGCGGGTCGGGTCCGGTCTCGCCCGCGAACGGGCCGAGCCCGGCGCCCCAGGCGCCGCCCACGGCGACCGCGGCGACCGCCGTGACGGCGGTGAGCGCCCTGACCGCGGTGCGGGGACGCCGACGGGGACCGGAACGGGGAAGGTCGGGATACGTGTCCATGCCCCGACCACAGCAGCGGAGACGGCCGTCCGTCCAAGTCCGCTATCAATCATGGATCGATCAACACTCGATATGATGACTGGTCGTGGACCTGGTGCGGCACCTGGAATGCTTTGTGGCTGTTGCAGAAGAGTCACACTTCGGCCGTGCCGCGGCCCGCCTGGGCATGGCCCAGCCCCCTCTGTCGCAGCGCGTCCAGCGGCTGGAACGGGAACTGGGGGTACGGCTGTTCGAGCGCACCAGCCGTCAGGTGCGCATCACCGAGGCCGGCAAGCTGCTGCTGGCCGAGGCGCGGGAGGTCCTGTCCCGCACGGAGTCGTTCCTCGCCGCCGCCCGCCGGGTGCGTGACGGCGAGACGGGACTGCTGCGCGCCGCCCTCCCCCCGGACCTGTCGGGCGAGACCGTGGCCGTCCTGCTCGCGGACTTCGGCGAGCGTCACGCCGGTCTGGAGCTGGAGCTGCACGAACTGTCCACCGCGCAGCAGCTCGAGCGGCTCGCGGCGCACGACCTGGACGTGGGGGTCGTCCACCACCCGTGCGACGTGACGGGTCTGGAGCTGGGCCCGGTGCTGCGCCGGGAGCTCGGCGTCCTGCTGCCGGCCGGGGACCCGGCGGCCGCCCCCGGCGAGGTGCCGCTGCCCGCGCTGTCCGGCCGGGACCTGATCCTCTTCCCCCGCACGGCGGCCCCCGCCCTGTACGACGAGCTGCTGACCACCTGCGCCCGCGGCGGTTTCACCCCCGCCGCCGTACGCCACGGCCAGGGCGCCAGCTTCGTACGGGGGCTCGTGCTGTCCTCCGGGGCGGTCGCCCTGTGCCCGCGCGACGCCGCGCCGCCGGAGCCGGGCAACGGGCGGGCGGATGTCGTGTGGCGTCCGCTGACCGGCGGGGCGCCCGCGCTGCGCCACTCCGCGGCCTGGCCGAAGGGGCGCGGCGACGCCGCCGTGCGGGCCTTCGCCGAGGCGGCCGTGCACGCCCTGCGCACCGCCGCCCGCGCGGTCCCCGACGGGCCGGCCCGTCCCCTGCATCTGCGACCCGCATCGGAGTACTGGCTGTGACGGACGCCGTCGCCCGCATCCACGCGGCCTTCGCCGACGCCGGGGTCACCGGCCGGCTGCACGCCCTCGACATCGACTCCGGCGAGGAACTGGACGCCGGCGCCGACCAGCCGGTGTGCACCGCCAGCGTCCACAAGCTGTGCCTGCTGGTCGCGCTGCACGAGCGGGCGGCGCGGGGCGCGCTGGACCTGGCCGAGCAGGTGGAGACCGTGCCGGGCGGGCGTACGGCGGGGCCGACGGGGGTGGCCGCGATGCTGGACGCGGCCCGGATGTCCCTGCGCGACCTCGCCTATCTGATGATGGCGGTCAGTGACAACGCGGCCGCCGACCTGCTGCTGCGCCGGGTGGGTCTGGACGCCGTCAACGCGACGACCGGCCGGCTGGGCCTCACCCGGACGCGGGCCGTGCACTCCTTCGGCGAGATGCTCGCCACCATGAGGGAGGACGCCGGGCCGGACGGGGCGCGGGCGCTGGCCGACCCGCGGGTGGTGAGCCGGCTGCGGGCGCTGGACCCGGACCGCACCAACCGCAGCACCCCACGGGACATGACCCGGCTGCTGCGCGCGGTGTGGCGGGACGAGGCGTGCACCCCGGAGCACGGCGCGGCCATGCGGCGGATCATGGGGCTCCAGGTGTGGCCGCACCGCCTGGCCTCGGGTTTCCCCTTCGACGACGTCCATGTCGCCGGAAAGACCGGCAGCCTGCCGACCCTGCGCAACGAGGTGGGCGTGGTCGAGTACCCCGACGGGGGCCGTTACGCGGTCGCCGTCTTCACCCGGACCGCGCACACGGCGGCCACGCTGCCGGCGGCCGACGCGGTGATCGGCACGGCGGCGCGGATCGCGGTGGACGCGCTGCGCGCGAAGGCGTTCCGCTCACGCTGAGCGTGGCGGAAAAACACCCCGGGGAAAAGGGCCGGAAAACGACGAGGAGCGGGTGCCCGCACGAAACGTGCGGGCACCCGCTCCTCAAAACCTGCGTGCAGGTCAGGGTCAGGCGGGAACGATGTTCTCCGCCTGCGGGCCCTTCTGGCCCTGGGTGACGTCGAAGGTCACCTTCTGGCCTTCCTGGAGCTCGCGGTAGCCCGAGGTGGCGATGTTCGAGTAGTGGGCGAACACGTCAGCGCCGCCGCCGTCCTGCTCGATGAAGCCGAAGCCCTTTTCCGAGTTGAACCACTTGACCGTACCGGTGGCCATATCTATCTCCTGAGACAGTGCCGGGAATCGCACTTTACGAATCCCTACATCGTCGCGATGATCACCCGCCCGGAGAACCGGTTCAAACTGGCAACCACAACTGCAACTGACGTCAGCCTAGCACGGAAAGCATTCTCGGCAAGCGAGGAAAATCACTGGAATAAACCCGGCCGACGCGTTTAAAGAAAGGAATTTCTCGCGGACGGAGCGGAAATCCTGTTCCGGCCGGGACAGATTTTCACCGGTGCCCGTGGACCGTGTCGGCACCCTGCCGGCGGAGCTCCTCGTTCGTTCGCTCGGCCCGCTCCAGCTGCTCCTCGAGGCTTACGATGCGGCACGCGGCGTCGACCGGGGTGCCCTGGTCGACCAGCTCGCGGGCGCGGGCGGCGAGCCGTAGCTGGTGGCGCGAGTAGCGGCGGTGGCCGCCCTCCGAGCGAGTGGGGGTGATCAGCCGCGCCTCGCCGAGGGCGCGGAGGAACGCGGGTGTGGCTCCGACCAGCTCGGCGGCCCTGCCCATGGTGTAGGCCGGGAAGTGGTCGTCGTCGAGCCGGTCGGCGACGGGGGGCCGGTCCTGGTCCGGCTGCCGGCCGTCGGCGTACGGCTGACTTTCCGAGGGCATACGCACCTTTCCGCGGACCACAGGGGTCACGGTCCGCCACGGGGACGGGTTCCCCACCGCCAAACTCTAGTCGCCTCGGCGGAAAATCTGGTCCGGCGCGTGCAGATGTCCTCGACTACGCCTCGTCGCCCGCCGCGGACCCGTCCGCGGGCCTGGCCCGGTGCGGCCCCATCTCCCCGAGCACCTGACCCAGTTCCTCCTCGCCGAGCGGGGTGCCGGGCAGCGGACGGGGCTCGCGCGCGGGGCCGCGCAGCCCTTCCAGGAACAGGGCGAGGGGGCGGCGCCAGGCGTCAGGGTCGGCGGCCACGGCCAGCGGCGGCACGGCACGGCCCAGGGCCGCCAGGGCGAAGAGGAGGTCCTCGGTGGTGACGTCGGCGCGCACGCTGCCCTCCGCGCGGGCGCGTTCCAGCAGCACGCCGACGGTCTCCCGGTTGTGCGCGTGCACGGCGCCGAGCGTCTCGGCGTCCGGCAGACGGGTGGTCATCAGGTCGTTGGTGCCGCGATCGGCCGCGAGGGTGACGAACACGGCGTCGAGGTAGCCGGTCAGACCGGTCCAGGGGTCGGGTGCGCCGCGCGCGCGTTCACCCGCCTCCATGGTCTCCGTGAGCTGGTCGCGGAAGACGGCGTCCACGAGCGCGGCGCGGGTGGGGAAGTGCCGGTAGAGGGTCGCGTTGCCGACGCCGGCGCGCCGCGCGATCACGTCCAGCGGGGCCTCGAGACCCTGCTCGGCGAAGACGGCGTGCGCCGCCTCCACCAGCCGCTCCCGGTTCCGCCGCGCGTCCCGCCGCAGCCGGGGCGGGACGGACGCCGCGGCCTCCGGGCCGGTCGGCCCGGGGCCGGGGGCGGTGGGTTCTTCACCGACGGTCATGGGTCCCTCCGTACGGACCGGGGAGTGCTCCCCGACCGGATGCTATCGTCCCGCCGTTAAGCGGGGACTACTCCCCGTTTATGGCTCAGCAGAGAGGACGCACCATGCGTGCCGACGCCCCGGACGGACCCGCGCCCCTGGAGTGGGCGCCGACGCCCTTCCCCTTCGGCCGGCTCGCGGCCCTGCGCGCCGAGGGGCCGGTGCACCGGGTGCACGTCCCCGGCAGCGGGGACGCCTGGCTGGTGGTGACCCACGACGCGGTGCGCGCCGCGCTCACCGACTCCCGGCTGCGCAACGACATCCGGCACTCGGCCGGCTGGGAGACCGACGGCGGGCACGCGGTCGGCCGCAACATGCTGCAGAGCGACCCGCCGCACCACACCCGGCTGCGGCGGCTGGTCGCGGGCCGCTTCACCCCGGGACGGGCCGCCGCGCTGCGCCCCCGCATCGAGGCCGTCGCCCGCGGTCTGCTGGACCGGCTGCCGCGCGCGGGCGCCGTCGACCTGGTGAGCGCGTACGCGCTGCCGCTGCCGGTCACCGTGATCTGCGACCTGCTCGGCGTGCCCGCGGCCGACCGCGCGGACTTCCACACCTGGTCGAACGAACTGGTCGCGCCCACCGGCGCGGAAGCGGCCGCCGCCTCGGCCGCCGCGCTCACCGGTTACCTCAACGGTCTGATCGCCCGGAAGGCCCGCACCCCCGACGGCTCCCTGCTCGCGGACCTGGCCGCCCCCGGCAGGCCGGGCGCGAAGGCCCCGCTGTCGCCCGAGGAACTGCTCGGCATGGCGTTCCTGCTCCTGGTCGCCGGGCACGAGACGACCGTCAACCTGATCTCCGCGACCGTACTGAGCCTGCTCCAGCACCCCGATCAGCTCGCCCTGCTGCGCGCCGACCCGGAGCTGACCGGCGCGGCCGTGGAGGAGTCGCTGCGCCTCCACTCGCCCGCGCACGCGGGCGCGTTCCGGTTCGCGGCGGAGCCGCTGGACCTGGCCGGCACCCGCGTGGCCGCCGGGGACGCCGTCCTGGTCTCGCTGGCCGCCGCCTCCCGCGACCCGCTCGCCTTCCCCGACCCCGACCGCTTCGACCTCACCCGCCGCACCCGGGGACATCTGGGCTTCGGGCACGGCGTCCACCACTGCCTCGGCGCCCCGCTCGCCCGCGCGGAGGCCGCCGTCGCCCTGCGCCTGCTGCTGGAACGGCATCCCCGACTCGCCCTCGACGCCGCCCCGGAGTCCCTCACCTGGCGCGCCGGCACGCTGCTGCGAGGGCTCGCCGGGCTCCCGGTCCGCCTCGGCTGACACGGTCCGCTCCGAGACCTCCCGGAGCCGGCCCGGACACGAGGGAAAGGGGCCCCTGTGCCCGAGGTCCCGCCGCCGGCGCCCACGGGTGACGCCCTGCTGAAGATCGTCCCAGCGCCGCCACGACCCGCACCGGACGCGGATCGTGGCGGCACTCGTGGAGAACCGCACGTACGTCAGCGCGCCGGAGCCCGGCCGCTGGTCCCGGCGGCCGGGGCGGTTGTGCCGCGACCCGCCGCGGCCGGACGGTGACGTCGGCGCCGGCCGGGCACCGGAGGCGCGGGAGCCGGCCGCCGGGACGACGGCGCAGAGGCCGGCGGCCCGGAAGACAGGAAGGCCGGGGCCGGGCCCCGAGCTGCACACGTGGGGACGCGACGGCCCGTCCCGGCCTTCCCTCTGGCCGCAGCCTGCTACGCGGCACGGGGCGCCGCCCCTCGGGGAAGCCGAACGGGGGACCGCACCAATCAGGACAGAACGGGAGCTTTATCACATTTCCTGGTCCATACTCGGAAACATGAACACGGCAACGCTTGTACAACTGGCCGCCAGTGACCACCAGTGGGCCGTGGCAGCGGCCTTCATCGGCGGCATCATCGTGGCAGGCGCCCTGGTCTGGGCCGTCCGTGCCGGAATGCGGTACATGGACCAGGAGTCGCCGCGTCCCCAGCCCGACGAGCAGCCCAGGCTGCCGGACGGCGGCGCGGTGCACGAGATGCGGGAGATGCGGGAGCCGGACGAGATACCGCTCACGCCCCGCAGCGGCTCCCGGCTCATGCCGTACGAGCTGCATCACTCCGGCACCAGGACGGGCAAGGACCAGCAACGCAAACGCTGGCTGCCGGGCTCCAGCGGAGCCTTCGGCAGCGGTGGGCCGGGGCACGTCTGACCTGACGGTCCGGACGTGGCCCACGCCCTCACACGGACGCGGCCGCGCGGTGCGGCCGCGCAAGGGGGTGCCGTGCGGCCGGACGCCTCGCAGGCGCGGGTGCGGTCAGCGGGGCGGGACCGCGGGGGCCGGAGCGGGCTCCGGTGCGGGCGAGCCCACGGTGATCTGGATCTGCTCGCTCGAGGCGGTCACGCCGTTCGTCGTCGCCGTGGCCTGGAGCCGGTTCGCCCCGGCGGGCAGATCGCGGCCAGGCGCGCAGCTCCAGAGCCCGTCGGATCCCGCCGTGTCCGTGCACACCTCGTCGCCGTCCTGGTCGAAGACCGTGACCTGCGCACCCGGGTACGCCGTGCCCGCGGCGGCCGGGCGGTGGCCCAGCGGCACCCCCGACTCGGGCCGGGACAGCACCGGCGACGGCAGCCCCACCGTCACCTGGCACTCCCCGCTCGCCCGCGTGACGCCCTCCGCGTCCGCGAGCCGCAGCTCGCACCCGCCGAGCCTGGTCCCCGGCTCCGCGTCCGCGGACACCGCCAGCACGAAGGGGAAGGCCCCGGCCCGCCACGGCCGTTCCGCCGACGTGGCCGTGTACGCGGCGGTACGGCCGTCGGCGGCCACCTCGCCCCGGTAGCCGGCGGCGGTGAGCGGCACGCCGGTGACCTCGGCCCCGGCGGGGGCGGTGAGGGTGAGGGTGGAGCCGGCGCCGAGGGCCGAGCCGTCCAGCCCCGCGGCCTCGACGACGCCCTCCCGGCCGGGCGGGACGGTCACGGAGCCCCAGAGCACCCGCTCGCCCGGCGGCGGGGCGGACCCGTCGGCGGCGGACGCCGGTGCGGCGGGCAGCCGCCCGGCCGCGAGGATCCCGGCCGCCGCCAGCACGGCGGCCGTTGTCTTGCTGGACCTGTTCATCGTGGGCGGGCTCCCTGCAGGGCGGACGTCGGACACACCTGCGGCCGACTCTGACGGCCGCTCCCGTCCACCGCCCGCCCTGGACCCCCGGACGGGTGGCAGCCGCCGGTCACCGGTCGTGAGCGCCGTGGGGCCGGCGGCACCGCGCACGGTGCCGCCGGCCGTCACCCGCGTCCGCGGCGCACGGCCCCTCCCCCGAGGAGGGCGTCGCCCGCCGGCTTCCTCAGCGGGTCAGCCACGCCGTCGTGTCCGGGGCCAGGCGGCCGTCCTCCAGGGGGGCGCTGGTCAGGACGACCTCGCCCGCGGGGAGGGAGACCGGGTCGGGGGACAGGTTGGTCACGCAGCGCCAGCCGTCGCCGCGGTCGAACTGCAGGACCCCCTCCGGGGTGCCCTCCGCCCACGTCAGCGTCTCGCCGTCGATCAGCTTGCGCCGCAGCCGCAGGGCCGTGCGGTACAGCTCCAGGGTGGAGCCCTCCGCCCCGTCCTGCGCCTCCACGGCGTACTCCGCGAAGGAGGCCGGCTGCGGCAGCCACGCACCGCCCGCGCCGAAGCCGTACGACGGGCCGGTCGTGGTCCACGGCAACGGGACGCGGCAGCCGTCGCGGCCCTTGCGGACGTGGCCGGTCTGCTCCCAGATGGGGTCCTGGAGGACCTCCGTCGGCAGGTCGGCGACCTCGGGCAGGCCCAGCTCCTCGCCCTGGTAGACGTACGCCGAGCCGGGCAGCGCCAGCATCAGCAGGGTGGCGGCGCGGGCCCGGCGCAGACCGGCCTCCAGGTCGACGGCGGGGGCGTTGCCGCCGGACAGCAGCCAGGCGTTGGTGTCCGTGCCGGGCGGCAGCATCAGCCGGGAGGCGTGCCGGACCACGTCGTGGTTGGACAGCACCCAGGTCGCGGAGGCGCCGGCCGCCTGCGCGGTCGCCAGCGAGTCGGTGATCACCTGGCGCAGTTCGTCCGCGTCCCACGCGGCCTCGAGGTACTCGAAGTTGAAGGCCTGGCCCAGCTCGTCCGGGCGGGCGTACAGGGCACGTCGCGCACCGGGCACCCATGCCTCCGCCACGGCCGTACGCGGCGGGGTGTAGGTGTCGAAGATCTTCCGCCAGTCGCGGTAGATCTCGTGCACCTCGTCGCGGTCGTAGAACGGGTGCGTGCCGGGCGCGAAGTCGGCGAGGGCCGCCTCGCCGCCCGCCGCGTGGTCGCCGAGGTCGCGCAGCGGCTCCTCGAGGTCCTTGGTCAGGGCGTGCGCCACGTCGACGCGGAAACCGTCCACGCCCCGGTCGGACCAGAAGCGCAGGGTGGTGCGGAAGTCCTCGCGGACGTCCTGGTGGTCCCAGTTGAGGTCGGGCTGCTCGGCGGCGAACAGGTGCAGGTACCACTGTCCGTCCGGCACCCGCTGCCAGGCGCTGCCGCCGAACACGGACTGCCAGTCGGTGGGCGGCAGCTCGCCGTGCTCGCCCCGGCCGTCCCGGAAGACGTAGCGGTCACGGGCCGGGGAGCCGGGCCCGGCGCGCAGCGCCTCCTGGAACCAGACGTGCTGGTGGGAGGTGTGGTTGGGGACGATGTCGACGATCACCTTGAGGCCGAGCCGGTGCGCCTCGCGGACCAGTTCGTCGAAGTCGTCGAGGGTGCCGAGCCGCGGGTCGACGTCGCGCGGGTCGGCGACGTCGTAGCCGCCGTCGGCCAGCTCGGACGGGTAGAACGGGCTGAGCCACAGGGCGTCGACGCCCAGGGCGGACAGGTGCGTGAGGCGTCGGGTGATGCCGCGCAGGTCACCGAGGCCGTCGCCGTCGGCGTCGGCGAAGCTGCGGGGGTAGATCTGGTAGACGACCGCCTGCCGCCACCAGTCGGGGTCGCGGGAGGAGAGGTCGGGCGTGGCGTCGGGGGCGGGGTGCGGCGGCCGGGGGTCGGGCGCGGTCGGGCGGTCGGTCACGCGGGGTCTCCTCTGGGTGTGCGGGTACCGGCGGAGAAACTGACCAGAACACCGTAAAAGTGAACGCACCGGTAAGGGGGTGACATTCCCCCTGGGTGTGGCGGACCGCACGTCCACCCGGCGCACACGGGTCGAACCGGCGTCCGATCAGGGCGCACGGTGTTCGACCGGAGCGCGGGGCGCTCCGGCTAGGCCGCGGGGTGTTCGACCGTCGTCAGGTAGAGCTTCACGTAGCGCTCCACGTCCACGTCCAGGCCGACGTCCACGAGGGCCTGCTCGCGGATGCCCTCGTGGAGCTCCGACTCGCCGGGGCGGGGACGGCGGTCGACGATCGTCTGCCCGCGCGCCGGGCCGGGCGCCAGGGACACCTCGACCGGCAGGCGGTGGGTGGTGAGCCCCTCCGGGTCGGCGACCGCGCACAGCGCGCCCGCGTCGCCGAGGCCGCCGGAGTCCTCGGCGGGGTCGTCGGGGCGGCTGCCCGGGTGGGCGGGACGGTGGGCGAGCAGGTCGCCGGCCAGCCGGGCGCCCGGTTCGGCGCTCGCGCGCAGCCTCCGCACGTCGGCGCCGGGGACGACGACCCGGGTGAACACGTCCAGCCCGTACATGGTGATCGGCACGCCCGCGGTGAGCAGGATCGCGGCGGCCTCCGGGTCGTGCCACACGTTGAACTCGGCCACCGGGGTGGCGTTCCCGGCGCCCGCCGCGCCGCCCATGAACACGATCCGCTCGATGTTGCGGGTGACCTCGGGGTGGGCCCGCAGCAGCAGGGCGATGTTGGTGAGCGGCGCGGTGGGCACGAGGGTGACCGGGCGCGGCGAGGCGAGGATCTCGCGGCGCAGCAGGGTCACCGCGTCCACGTCCGCCGGGGTCCGGCGCGGGGCGGGCAGGCCGAGGTCGCCCATGCCGTCGTGGCCGTGGACGTGGCGGGCGGAGCGCGGCGCCTCGATCAGCGGACGCTCGGCGCCCCGCGCCACCGGGACGTCCGGCGCGCCCGCCGCCTCCAGCACGGTCAGCGTGTTGCGCACGACGCCGTCCACGTCCGTGTTCCCGGCCACGCAGGTGACGGCCCGCAGGTCGATCCCGGGGTGCCGTACGGCGAACAGCAGCGCCAGGGCGTCGTCGACGCCGGTGTCGCAGTCGATGATCACCGGGACCGGCCGGCCGTTGCGCACGACGGACTCCTTCTCGAGGCGGGTCTGCCCGTCGACCTTACGCGGGCTCCCACAGCGCGGTCCCGCGTGCGCGCACCCGCTCCTCGACGCGCCGCAGGAATTCCGCCACCGGCAGCACACCGGGCCGCCGCCCGTCCCGCAGGCGCACGGCGAGCCGGCCGTCCCCGGCCTCCCGCGCGCCGAGCACCGCCTGGTACGGCACCAGCCGGGCCCGGCGGATCCGGGCGCCGAGACTGCCCTCGCCGGGTCCGCGGACCTCCGCCCGCAGCCCGAGTCCGGCGGCCTGCCGGACGACCGCGTGGGCGCGTTCCTCCTGGTCCCCGCCCACCGGCAGCACCACCAGCTGCACCGGGGCCAGCCACGGCGGGAAGGCGCCGCCGTGCTCCTCCAGCAGGTGGGCGACGGCCCGCTCCACGCTGCCGATGACGCTGCGGTGCACCATCACCGGCCGGTGCCGGGCGCCGTCCGGGCCGGTGTGGCGCAGCCCGAACCGCTCGGGCTGGTGGAAGTCGATCTGCACGGTGGACAGGGTGGACTCGCGGCCCGCCGGGTCGGTGATCTGCACGTCGATCTTCGGGCCGTAGAAGGCCGCCTCGCCCTCGACGGCCTCGTACGCCACGCCGGACGCGTCCAGCGCCTCGCGCAGCAGGGCGGTGGCGCGCCGCCACAGGGCCGGGCCGGCGACGTACTTCCCGCCGCCGCCCGGCAGCGACAGCCGGTGGCGGGCGGCGCGGATGCCCAGGTCGGCGTAGGCGCGGGAGATGAGCGCGAGGGCTCCGGCGGCCTCCTCGGCGGCCTGGTCCGGGGTGCAGAAGATGTGCGCGTCGTTGAGCTGGATGGCCCGCACCCGGGTCAGTCCGCCGAGCACGCCGGACCGCTCGGAGCGGTACATCCCGCCCAGCTCGGCCATCCGCAGCGGCAGTTCGCGATGGCTGCGGGTGCGGGAGCGGAAGATCAGGGCGTGGTGGGGGCAGAGGCTGGGGCGCAGCAGCATCTGCTCCCCGCCCAGCTCCATCGGCGGGTACATGTCGTCGCGGTAGTGGTCCCAGTGCCCGGAGAGTTCGTACAGCTCGCGTTTGCCGAGCACGGGCGAGTACACGTGCCGGTAACCGGCCGCGCGTTCCGCCTCGCGGACGTACTCCTCCAGGGTGTGCCGTACGACGGCGCCGTCGGGGAGCCAGT from Streptomyces sp. DH-12 carries:
- a CDS encoding nucleoside hydrolase, coding for MRNGRPVPVIIDCDTGVDDALALLFAVRHPGIDLRAVTCVAGNTDVDGVVRNTLTVLEAAGAPDVPVARGAERPLIEAPRSARHVHGHDGMGDLGLPAPRRTPADVDAVTLLRREILASPRPVTLVPTAPLTNIALLLRAHPEVTRNIERIVFMGGAAGAGNATPVAEFNVWHDPEAAAILLTAGVPITMYGLDVFTRVVVPGADVRRLRASAEPGARLAGDLLAHRPAHPGSRPDDPAEDSGGLGDAGALCAVADPEGLTTHRLPVEVSLAPGPARGQTIVDRRPRPGESELHEGIREQALVDVGLDVDVERYVKLYLTTVEHPAA
- the thrS gene encoding threonine--tRNA ligase: MHDHRRLGRELGLFDTDPLMGVGLPYWLPDGAVVRHTLEEYVREAERAAGYRHVYSPVLGKRELYELSGHWDHYRDDMYPPMELGGEQMLLRPSLCPHHALIFRSRTRSHRELPLRMAELGGMYRSERSGVLGGLTRVRAIQLNDAHIFCTPDQAAEEAAGALALISRAYADLGIRAARHRLSLPGGGGKYVAGPALWRRATALLREALDASGVAYEAVEGEAAFYGPKIDVQITDPAGRESTLSTVQIDFHQPERFGLRHTGPDGARHRPVMVHRSVIGSVERAVAHLLEEHGGAFPPWLAPVQLVVLPVGGDQEERAHAVVRQAAGLGLRAEVRGPGEGSLGARIRRARLVPYQAVLGAREAGDGRLAVRLRDGRRPGVLPVAEFLRRVEERVRARGTALWEPA